In Aliarcobacter faecis, a genomic segment contains:
- a CDS encoding peptidoglycan-binding domain-containing protein encodes MLKNLKLGTIVTATLILGLSGCAVKEDTKANEKIVQLQKQIESKDAKISQLEQSATKDTLLPPNAKAGECYTKVIIPAKYQTKEIEQLLKEADTKIEIIPATYKTVQKKVQVRAESVKVIPVAATYKIETETVMVEPEKTILEEVPATYKTEIENIMVEPEKTILEEIPATYKTIKEQVLVKPAYTTWERGRGEIEKIDTLTGEIVCLVEVPAVYETVERTVIDTPATTKEVKIPAIYKTVERRVVDVPATTREVKIPAVYTTVEKEVIDTPATTKEVKIPAICKMVDIEEIDTPAKEVKTEIPAVYTTVKTEVKVSEPDFKWEPILCETNSTPELISSLQSKLKEKGYKISKIDGIYNKETQKAVSSYQEYNNLVKGVLTIETLKHLNLQ; translated from the coding sequence ATGTTAAAGAATTTGAAATTAGGAACTATAGTAACAGCAACTTTAATTCTTGGATTGAGTGGATGTGCTGTAAAGGAAGATACAAAGGCAAATGAGAAAATTGTTCAATTACAAAAACAAATAGAGAGTAAAGATGCAAAAATTTCACAATTAGAACAAAGTGCAACAAAAGATACTCTTTTACCTCCAAATGCAAAAGCAGGAGAGTGTTATACAAAAGTTATTATACCTGCAAAGTACCAAACAAAGGAGATAGAACAACTTTTAAAGGAAGCTGATACAAAAATTGAGATAATCCCTGCAACTTATAAAACTGTACAAAAAAAAGTTCAAGTAAGAGCAGAATCTGTAAAAGTTATTCCAGTTGCTGCAACATATAAAATTGAAACTGAAACAGTTATGGTTGAACCAGAAAAGACTATTTTAGAAGAGGTACCTGCAACATATAAAACTGAGATAGAAAATATTATGGTTGAACCAGAAAAGACTATTTTAGAAGAGATACCTGCAACATATAAAACTATTAAGGAGCAAGTATTAGTAAAACCAGCTTATACTACTTGGGAAAGAGGAAGAGGAGAAATTGAGAAAATAGACACTCTAACAGGAGAGATTGTTTGTTTAGTTGAAGTTCCAGCTGTTTATGAAACAGTAGAAAGAACAGTGATTGATACACCAGCAACAACAAAAGAGGTGAAAATACCAGCAATTTATAAAACAGTTGAAAGAAGAGTAGTTGATGTACCAGCAACAACAAGAGAGGTAAAAATACCAGCAGTTTATACAACAGTGGAAAAAGAGGTAATTGATACACCAGCAACAACAAAAGAGGTAAAAATTCCTGCTATTTGTAAAATGGTAGATATTGAAGAGATTGATACTCCTGCAAAAGAAGTTAAAACAGAAATCCCAGCAGTTTATACAACTGTAAAAACAGAAGTTAAAGTTTCTGAACCAGATTTCAAATGGGAGCCAATTTTATGTGAAACAAACTCTACTCCAGAATTGATTTCTAGTTTACAATCAAAATTAAAAGAAAAAGGTTATAAAATCTCTAAAATAGATGGTATATATAATAAAGAGACACAAAAAGCGGTTAGCTCTTATCAAGAGTATAATAATCTTGTAAAAGGTGTTTTAACTATAGAGACTTTAAAACATTTAAATCTTCAATAA
- a CDS encoding AI-2E family transporter, producing MKPAYFLISIALVLLFFLVELFNPFLKAIIVSILLTISTNTLTLKIERNIKNRVFATTIMTLGMTALFFIPILYCIFSFATFFNQVDQALLITNLNEIKNTAHLMIMEFPFLNDFFKNIVSQIDIGKSVQQIVSISTFLGKNSAKFMIDMILILLFFFFFTLYSTQIAKFLKDLLPIKNEDSTILFNESSSVMSVVFYSILVTAIFEGFLFGVFLKFFDYDGLLFGVLYGFASLIPVIGGVIMWLPISIYELTTGSFSNALIIAIYSIVVISIIADTFIKPLIINYINKKVIKNPTKINSLLIFFAIVAGLSTFGFWGMIIGPALLSLFISIMYLLKKYSDDLK from the coding sequence TTGAAACCAGCATATTTTTTAATCTCTATTGCTTTAGTTTTATTATTTTTTTTAGTTGAACTTTTTAATCCTTTTTTAAAAGCAATAATTGTCTCTATTCTACTTACAATTTCAACTAATACCTTAACCTTAAAAATTGAAAGAAACATTAAAAATAGAGTTTTTGCAACAACAATAATGACATTAGGAATGACTGCGCTATTTTTTATTCCCATATTATATTGTATCTTCTCTTTTGCTACTTTTTTTAATCAAGTAGATCAAGCCCTACTTATTACAAATTTAAATGAGATAAAAAATACAGCTCATTTAATGATTATGGAATTCCCATTTTTAAATGATTTTTTTAAAAATATTGTTTCTCAAATAGATATTGGAAAAAGTGTTCAACAAATTGTATCTATTAGTACTTTTTTAGGTAAAAACTCTGCAAAATTTATGATTGATATGATTCTTATTTTACTATTTTTCTTCTTTTTTACTCTATATTCAACACAAATAGCAAAGTTCTTAAAAGATCTTTTACCTATAAAAAATGAAGATTCTACAATACTTTTTAATGAATCTTCAAGTGTAATGAGTGTTGTTTTCTACTCAATTTTAGTAACTGCAATTTTTGAAGGTTTTTTATTTGGAGTTTTTTTAAAGTTTTTTGATTATGATGGACTTTTATTTGGAGTTTTATATGGCTTTGCTTCTTTAATTCCTGTAATTGGTGGAGTTATTATGTGGCTACCTATTTCTATTTATGAATTAACAACTGGCTCTTTTTCAAATGCTTTAATTATAGCAATTTATTCTATTGTAGTAATTTCTATAATTGCAGATACTTTTATAAAACCATTAATAATAAATTATATAAATAAAAAAGTTATAAAGAATCCAACAAAAATCAACTCTTTACTTATCTTTTTTGCGATAGTTGCTGGTCTTTCAACATTTGGATTTTGGGGAATGATTATTGGACCTGCTCTTTTAAGTCTATTTATCTCAATTATGTACTTACTTAAAAAATATTCAGACGATTTAAAGTAA
- the ruvB gene encoding Holliday junction branch migration DNA helicase RuvB, producing MQRLVEVESVSFEEESNEQSLRPSSWEDYIGQEKIKKNLRVFIDASIKRKEALDHILFYGPPGLGKTTLSYLISNEMNSNIKVTAGPMIEKSGDLAAILTNLEEGDILFIDEIHRLSPAVEEILYPAMEDYRLDIIIGSGPAAQTVKIDLPRFTLIGATTRAGMLSNPLRERFGMHFRMQFYTHEELAKIIQKASVKLGIICENDSALEMSTRSRGTPRVALRLLRRVRDFSQVKGEKTILLNTCKYALDELGINENGFDEMDINLLELLISNKGRPMGLSTMAAALSEDEGTIEDAIEPYLLANGYIERTARGRVASIKTYDMFRLTPPTNKDQGTLF from the coding sequence ATGCAAAGATTAGTTGAAGTTGAGTCAGTATCTTTTGAAGAAGAGTCAAATGAACAAAGCCTTAGACCCTCTTCTTGGGAAGATTATATAGGACAAGAAAAAATCAAGAAAAATTTAAGAGTATTTATAGATGCTTCAATAAAAAGAAAAGAAGCACTTGACCATATACTCTTTTACGGACCTCCTGGTCTTGGGAAAACTACACTTTCATATCTAATCTCAAATGAGATGAACTCAAATATAAAAGTAACTGCTGGTCCTATGATAGAGAAAAGTGGAGATTTAGCTGCTATTTTAACAAACCTTGAAGAGGGAGATATCCTATTTATAGATGAAATACATCGTTTAAGCCCTGCAGTTGAAGAGATTTTATATCCTGCAATGGAAGATTATAGACTTGATATTATTATTGGTTCTGGTCCTGCAGCACAAACTGTCAAAATTGATTTACCACGATTTACACTAATAGGAGCAACAACAAGAGCTGGAATGCTATCAAACCCTTTACGAGAGAGATTTGGAATGCACTTTAGAATGCAGTTTTATACACATGAAGAGTTAGCAAAAATTATTCAAAAAGCTTCAGTAAAACTTGGAATTATTTGTGAAAATGATTCAGCATTAGAGATGTCAACAAGGAGTCGTGGAACACCAAGGGTTGCATTAAGACTTCTTAGAAGAGTTCGAGATTTTTCACAAGTAAAAGGAGAAAAAACAATACTTCTAAATACTTGTAAATACGCTTTAGATGAGCTAGGAATAAATGAAAATGGTTTTGATGAGATGGATATAAATCTTCTTGAACTTCTTATTTCAAATAAAGGTAGACCTATGGGGCTTTCAACTATGGCAGCAGCTTTAAGTGAAGATGAAGGAACTATTGAAGATGCTATTGAACCCTATCTATTAGCAAATGGCTATATAGAAAGAACAGCTAGAGGAAGAGTTGCTAGTATTAAAACTTATGATATGTTTAGATTAACTCCACCAACAAATAAAGATCAAGGAACCCTCTTTTGA
- the panB gene encoding 3-methyl-2-oxobutanoate hydroxymethyltransferase has product MSIIVNSLEKMNITKIKQAKNQYKLTVITAYDALFAKLFEKSADMILVGDSLNMSFAGKKDTLSATLEQMIYHTNAVCAGAKNAFVITDMPFATYINKDEALKNCAKVYQETNASAVKIEGGEDRADIIKHLTSNSIAVMGHIGLMPQYVRSEGGYKVRGKTKDDEEQLIRDAIAVEKAGAFAIVVEGVMSDVAKKITQAVNIPTIGIGAGKDTDGQVLVWSDMLGFFEEFKPKFVRHYLSGATLIKNAVEQYRVDVQTQNFPNKEEEY; this is encoded by the coding sequence ATGAGTATAATTGTAAATAGTTTAGAAAAAATGAATATAACAAAAATAAAACAAGCAAAAAATCAATATAAACTTACAGTAATCACTGCTTATGATGCTCTTTTTGCAAAACTTTTTGAAAAAAGTGCAGATATGATACTAGTGGGTGATAGCCTAAATATGAGTTTTGCAGGTAAAAAAGACACCCTAAGTGCTACATTGGAGCAGATGATTTATCACACAAATGCAGTTTGTGCTGGTGCAAAAAATGCTTTTGTAATAACAGATATGCCCTTTGCTACTTATATAAATAAAGATGAAGCTCTAAAAAATTGTGCAAAAGTTTATCAAGAAACAAATGCAAGTGCTGTAAAAATAGAGGGTGGAGAAGATAGAGCTGACATAATAAAACACTTAACATCTAACTCTATTGCCGTTATGGGGCATATTGGACTTATGCCACAATATGTAAGAAGTGAGGGTGGATATAAAGTACGAGGAAAAACAAAAGATGATGAAGAACAACTAATTCGTGATGCTATTGCTGTTGAAAAAGCAGGAGCCTTTGCTATAGTTGTTGAAGGTGTTATGAGTGATGTTGCAAAAAAAATCACACAAGCAGTTAACATTCCAACTATAGGAATAGGAGCAGGAAAAGATACAGATGGGCAAGTTCTAGTTTGGTCTGATATGTTAGGATTTTTTGAAGAGTTTAAACCAAAATTTGTACGACACTATTTATCTGGAGCAACTTTAATAAAAAATGCAGTTGAACAATATAGAGTTGATGTTCAAACACAAAATTTTCCAAATAAAGAAGAAGAGTATTAA
- the trpA gene encoding tryptophan synthase subunit alpha has translation MKKLVAYITTSFPNNDFTIDLAYNLKESGVDTLELGIPFSDPVADGPIIEKANLKALENGFKLKDLFEISSKIGKDIDTLWMGYMNPFYHYGVEEFLKKADEFNIAGTIIPDLPFEMAQKYEPLFKKYSKTNITFVAPTTPKERIKMIVENSQKFIYMVAYAGITGSGRSEDLSDIIKNVREFTKTPLYIGFGVDEKTCKDKAKDVDGVIVGSAFVKYLLDDSLSNGEKIKKISNLALEIKNKINE, from the coding sequence TTGAAAAAATTAGTTGCATATATTACAACATCATTTCCAAACAACGATTTTACGATTGATTTAGCATATAATTTAAAGGAGAGTGGAGTTGATACTTTGGAGTTAGGAATTCCCTTTTCTGATCCAGTTGCAGATGGACCAATTATAGAAAAAGCTAATTTAAAAGCATTAGAAAATGGTTTTAAATTAAAAGATTTATTTGAAATATCTTCTAAAATAGGAAAAGATATTGATACTCTTTGGATGGGGTATATGAATCCTTTTTATCACTATGGAGTTGAAGAGTTTTTGAAAAAGGCAGATGAATTTAATATAGCTGGAACTATAATTCCTGATTTACCTTTTGAAATGGCACAAAAATATGAACCACTATTTAAAAAATATAGTAAAACAAATATAACTTTTGTAGCTCCAACAACACCAAAAGAACGAATAAAAATGATTGTAGAAAACTCACAAAAATTTATTTATATGGTTGCTTATGCTGGAATAACAGGAAGTGGAAGAAGTGAAGATTTAAGTGATATTATAAAAAATGTACGAGAGTTTACAAAAACTCCACTATATATTGGTTTTGGAGTAGATGAAAAAACTTGTAAAGATAAAGCAAAAGATGTAGATGGAGTGATTGTAGGAAGTGCCTTTGTAAAATATCTATTAGACGATAGTTTAAGTAATGGTGAAAAAATTAAAAAAATTTCAAATTTAGCTTTAGAAATTAAAAATAAGATAAACGAATAG
- a CDS encoding arginyltransferase: MHILNQDLEFFEENRTCSYFKNEISDMRYRYLNHCNIEDYQKKLERGWRRFGKVHFVPECRNCTKCISMRIDVKNFEFSKSQKRVLSKNKDTKLYIRPPTVTKEHIELYDKYHSFMHDKKLWPYNPIDIDDYVKSYVDGNVKFAKEFLYMRDNRLIGVALVDILPESISAIYCFYDHEYDYLSIGKYSILAQIKIAKELNIPYIYLGYWIDKHHSMGYKEEYKPFEILKNRASLNEEPIWEKYKH; this comes from the coding sequence ATGCATATTTTAAATCAAGATTTAGAATTTTTTGAAGAAAACCGTACTTGTTCATATTTTAAGAATGAGATATCAGATATGAGATATCGGTATTTAAATCATTGTAATATTGAAGATTACCAAAAAAAACTTGAACGAGGTTGGAGAAGATTTGGTAAGGTACACTTTGTTCCAGAGTGTAGAAATTGTACAAAATGTATATCTATGAGAATTGATGTGAAAAATTTTGAGTTTTCAAAATCACAAAAAAGAGTTTTGTCAAAAAACAAAGATACCAAATTATATATAAGACCACCAACAGTTACTAAAGAGCATATAGAACTTTATGATAAATATCATAGTTTTATGCATGATAAAAAATTATGGCCTTATAACCCAATTGATATTGATGATTATGTTAAATCTTATGTTGATGGTAATGTTAAATTTGCAAAAGAGTTTTTGTATATGCGGGATAATAGATTAATTGGAGTTGCATTAGTTGATATTTTACCAGAATCTATCTCTGCTATATACTGTTTTTATGACCATGAATATGATTATTTATCAATTGGAAAATACTCTATATTAGCCCAAATAAAAATAGCAAAAGAGTTAAATATTCCTTATATTTATTTGGGATATTGGATAGATAAACATCATTCAATGGGATATAAAGAGGAGTATAAACCTTTTGAAATATTGAAGAATAGGGCATCTTTAAATGAAGAGCCTATTTGGGAAAAATATAAACATTAA